The nucleotide sequence TCGCCAAGTTCGCGTCGCGCGGCGACGACCACGATGTCGAGGTGATCGAGGCCGCGACGCTGTGGCTGGCCGCCAGCTGCGGCATCGACGTGCCGTCGTTCCTGTTGCAGCCGCTGACGGTGGGCCATGCCCTGCTGGTCGAGCGATTCGACCGCGCGGGACCGCTGCACGACGAACGCCGCTTCCACTATCTGTCCGCCTCGGCATTGCTCGACGTGCCGTACGAGTCGAGCGCGGGCAGCTATGTGGAGTTCGCGCAATGGCTGCGGCGCAACTCCGCCAGCCCGAAGGAGGACCTGCGGGAGCTGTTCCGCCGCATGGTCTTCAACCTGGCCGTGGGCAACAGCGACGACCACGTGAAGAACCACGGCGCGCTGCGCGACCCCGAAGGCGGCTGGCGGCTGGCGCCGGCCTTCGACCTCGTGATGCAGCTCGGCGTCCACACCGGCTACCAGGAGCTGGCGATCCTCCCCGGCCAGCATGCGTCGAGCCTCGAACTCGCCCGGCAGGCGGCATCGCAGTTCGGCCTCGATGCGACCGAAACGGACGCCCTGATCGAAGGCATTGGCGACACCGTCGCACTGCAGGCGGCCGCCAGCGTGGAATCGGCCGGCGGCAACCGCGCGCTGACGGAACGGGTGAAGGACTTCATCGCGCAGCAGGCCGCCCGTATCGCCGCCTGAGCGCGCCTGCCTATGATGGAGCGCATTGCGGCCACCAGATCCGCAAGCCCACCGGAGACACCATGACCACCCGCTACCCCCTCGCCGAGCTCGCCGACCTGCCCGAAGACATCCGCGCCGCCATCCTCGCGGTGCAGGAGAAGGCCGGCTTCGTGCCCAACGTGTTCCTCGCGCTCGCGCGCCGGCCCGCCGAATGGCGCGCCTTCTTCGCCTACCACGACGCGCTGATGCTCAAGGAGGAAGGCTCGCTGACCAAGGGCGACCGCGAGATGATCGTGACCACCACCAGCGCGGCCAACCAGTGCCTCTACTGCGTGGTGGCGCACGGCGCGCTGCTGCGCATCTACGAGAAGAAGCCGCTGGTGGCCGACCAGGTGGCCGTGAACTACCGCAAGGCCGACATCACTCCGCGCCAGCGCGCGATGCTCGACTTCGCGATGAAGGTCTGCGAGCGCTCGCACGAGATCGACGACAGCGACTTCGCGCCGCTGCATGCCCACGGCTTCGACGACGAAGACATCTGGGACATCGCGGCCATCACCGCCTTCTTCGGCCTGAGCAACCGGCTCGCGAGCTTCAGCGGCATGCAGCCGAATCCCGAGTTCTTCCTGATGGGACGGCTGCCGCGCGAAAAGAAATAAGCGGCGCGGCCGGCGCTCAGGCCGCGCCGCCCTTGCGGCAGGTGGCCAGCG is from Variovorax paradoxus and encodes:
- a CDS encoding HipA domain-containing protein, which codes for MTSESEASAERGIYVGLARRTGDAVQPAGLMKLARRGVVEGGEFAYGRRYLQQPDATPLNPEHLALREAPFVLPERRVRDGGAMPLTLRDALPDSWGRKVLEIRQGRPLSDVDALLLTNEDRIGAMVFSESLPVRSDEPPSTLGSLEELAQASRRIEAGLDIGDDMLRLLRGGSLGGARPKAPFAHDGRRFIAKFASRGDDHDVEVIEAATLWLAASCGIDVPSFLLQPLTVGHALLVERFDRAGPLHDERRFHYLSASALLDVPYESSAGSYVEFAQWLRRNSASPKEDLRELFRRMVFNLAVGNSDDHVKNHGALRDPEGGWRLAPAFDLVMQLGVHTGYQELAILPGQHASSLELARQAASQFGLDATETDALIEGIGDTVALQAAASVESAGGNRALTERVKDFIAQQAARIAA
- a CDS encoding peroxidase-related enzyme (This protein belongs to a clade of uncharacterized proteins related to peroxidases such as the alkylhydroperoxidase AhpD.), translating into MTTRYPLAELADLPEDIRAAILAVQEKAGFVPNVFLALARRPAEWRAFFAYHDALMLKEEGSLTKGDREMIVTTTSAANQCLYCVVAHGALLRIYEKKPLVADQVAVNYRKADITPRQRAMLDFAMKVCERSHEIDDSDFAPLHAHGFDDEDIWDIAAITAFFGLSNRLASFSGMQPNPEFFLMGRLPREKK